One genomic window of Salvia miltiorrhiza cultivar Shanhuang (shh) chromosome 4, IMPLAD_Smil_shh, whole genome shotgun sequence includes the following:
- the LOC131019796 gene encoding vacuolar-sorting receptor 1-like isoform X2, which translates to MREKFGILVCVLLVLCGSCLGRFLVEKNSLKVTSPDSLKGVYESAIGNFGVPQYGGTMSGSVFYPNSNQKGCSSFEDVEASLKKKPGGIPIFLLADRGECYFTLKAWNAQNGGAAAILVADDRNEPLITMDNPEQEDANPDYLQNITIPSALISKDLGDKIKKELAKGEMVSVNLDWREALPHPDERVEYEFWTNSNDECGAKCESQLDFVRDFKGAAQILEQKGYTQFIPRYITWYCPDAFKSSKQCKSQCINQGRYCAPDPEQDFSKGYDGKDVVEQNLRQACFFKVANESGKPWQWWDYVTDFSIRCPMKEKKYNKECADQVIKSLGVDVKKIDECIGDTEADLDNPILKAEQEAQIGKGSRGDVTILPTLVVNNRQYRGKLDKGAVLKAICSGFEETTEPAICLTPDIQTNECLTNNGGCWQDTSSNITACRDTFRGRVCECPVVQGVKFSGDGYTHCQASGALRCGINNGGCWKETKNGHTYSACIDDHTKGCKCPPGFKGNGDSHCEDIDECKEKLACQCSDCKCKNTWGSYECSCGSNQLYIHEHDTCIGKDSVVTTEYSWNFVGVILLGLTVAGFAGYALYKYRIRRYMDSEIRAIMAQYMPLDNHGEVPDHTHV; encoded by the exons ATGAGAGAGAAGTTTGGAATTTTAGTTTGTGTTTTATTAGTTCTCTGCGGTTCCTGCTTGGGGAGATTTCTAGTGGAGAAGAACAGTTTGAAGGTGACATCACCGGATTCATTAAAAGGTGTTTATGAGAGCGCGATTGGGAATTTTGGGGTTCCTCAATATGGAGGAACGATGTCTGGCTCTGTTTTCTACCCTAATTCCAATCAGAAGGGGTGCAGTAGCTTTGAAGATGTCGAAGCttccttgaagaagaagcctGGGGGCATCCCAATCTTCCTTCTTGCTGATAGAGGGG AATGTTATTTTACGTTGAAGGCATGGAACGCGCAAAATGGTGGAGCCGCAGCTATTCTTGTGGCTGATGACAGGAATGAGCCTCTTATCACTATGGATAATCCCGAGCAAGAGGATGCAAATCCTGATTATCTGCAGAACATCACTATTCCATCGGCCCTTATCAGCAAGGATCTTGGAGACAAAATCAAAAAAGAATTAGCTAAAGGAGAAATGGTGAGTGTTAATCTTGATTGGAGAGAAGCCCTTCCACATCCTGACGAGCGGGTTGAGTATGAGTTCTGGACAAATAGTAATGATGAGTGTGGCGCCAAGTGTGAAAGCCAGTTAGATTTCGTCAGGGATTTCAAAGGAGCTGCTCAGATACTTGAGCAGAAAGGCTACACTCAGTTCATTCCACGTTATATAACGTGGTACTGTCCTGATGCTTTTAAGTCGAGCAAACAGTGTAAGTCGCAGTGCATCAACCAAGGGAGGTATTGTGCACCAGATCCTGAGCAGGATTTCAGCAAAGGATATGATGGAAAGGATGTTGTTGAGCAAAATCTACGTCAAGCCTGCTTCTTTAAGGTGGCAAATGAAAGTGGAAAGCCGTGGCAGTGGTGGGACTATGTGACAGATTTTTCAATCCGCTGTCCAATGAAAGAGAAGAAGTATAATAAAGAATGTGCAGATCAAGTAATCAAGTCACTTG GAGTTGATGTTAAGAAGATAGACGAATGCATTGGAGACACAGAGGCAGATCTTGACAACCCTATTCTGAAAGCTGAACAGGAAGCACAG ATAGGAAAGGGCTCTAGAGGAGACGTTACCATCTTGCCGACTCTTGTTGTGAACAATAGACAATATAGAG GGAAGCTGGACAAGGGGGCGGTTCTCAAGGCCATTTGTTCAGGTTTTGAAGAGACTACAGAACCTGCAATCTGTCTGACTCCAG ATATACAAACAAACGAGTGTTTGACTAACAATGGCGGGTGCTGGCAGGATACAAGTTCTAATATTACTGCTTGCAGG GATACCTTCAGGGGGAGGGTGTGCGAATGCCCTGTTGTGCAGGGAGTGAAATTCTCCGGTGACGGTTATACTCATTGTCAAG CTTCTGGTGCGTTAAGATGCGGAATTAATAATGGAGGTTGTTGGAAGGAAACAAAGAATGGACACACATACTCCGCATGCATT GACGACCATACAAAAGGTTGCAAGTGTCCACCTGGATTCAAGGGTAATGGAGATAGTCATTGTGAAG ATATTGATGAATGCAAGGAAAAGTTGGCTTGCCAGTGTTCCGATTGCAAATGTAAGAACACCTGGGGTAGTTACGAATGCAGCTGTGGTAGCAACCAACTGTACATACATGAGCATGATACGTGTATAG GTAAAGATTCTGTTGTTACAACAGAATACAGTTGGAACTTCGTTGGGGTGATTCTTCTCGGTTTGACTGTGGCTGGATTTGCTGGATATGCTCTTTACAAGTACAGGATTCGG AGGTACATGGATTCAGAGATCCGGGCTATCATGGCGCAGTACATGCCGTTGGACAATCATGGCGAGGTGCCCGATCACACGCATGTTTGA
- the LOC131019796 gene encoding vacuolar-sorting receptor 1-like isoform X1: MREKFGILVCVLLVLCGSCLGRFLVEKNSLKVTSPDSLKGVYESAIGNFGVPQYGGTMSGSVFYPNSNQKGCSSFEDVEASLKKKPGGIPIFLLADRGECYFTLKAWNAQNGGAAAILVADDRNEPLITMDNPEQEDANPDYLQNITIPSALISKDLGDKIKKELAKGEMVSVNLDWREALPHPDERVEYEFWTNSNDECGAKCESQLDFVRDFKGAAQILEQKGYTQFIPRYITWYCPDAFKSSKQCKSQCINQGRYCAPDPEQDFSKGYDGKDVVEQNLRQACFFKVANESGKPWQWWDYVTDFSIRCPMKEKKYNKECADQVIKSLGVDVKKIDECIGDTEADLDNPILKAEQEAQIGKGSRGDVTILPTLVVNNRQYRGKLDKGAVLKAICSGFEETTEPAICLTPDIQTNECLTNNGGCWQDTSSNITACRDTFRGRVCECPVVQGVKFSGDGYTHCQASGALRCGINNGGCWKETKNGHTYSACIDDHTKGCKCPPGFKGNGDSHCEDIDECKEKLACQCSDCKCKNTWGSYECSCGSNQLYIHEHDTCIGKDSVVTTEYSWNFVGVILLGLTVAGFAGYALYKYRIRVSPGYKMFKFRTILIVEAFLRECLCFHIQTYERPRRLLLKRPCGGPVLLP, from the exons ATGAGAGAGAAGTTTGGAATTTTAGTTTGTGTTTTATTAGTTCTCTGCGGTTCCTGCTTGGGGAGATTTCTAGTGGAGAAGAACAGTTTGAAGGTGACATCACCGGATTCATTAAAAGGTGTTTATGAGAGCGCGATTGGGAATTTTGGGGTTCCTCAATATGGAGGAACGATGTCTGGCTCTGTTTTCTACCCTAATTCCAATCAGAAGGGGTGCAGTAGCTTTGAAGATGTCGAAGCttccttgaagaagaagcctGGGGGCATCCCAATCTTCCTTCTTGCTGATAGAGGGG AATGTTATTTTACGTTGAAGGCATGGAACGCGCAAAATGGTGGAGCCGCAGCTATTCTTGTGGCTGATGACAGGAATGAGCCTCTTATCACTATGGATAATCCCGAGCAAGAGGATGCAAATCCTGATTATCTGCAGAACATCACTATTCCATCGGCCCTTATCAGCAAGGATCTTGGAGACAAAATCAAAAAAGAATTAGCTAAAGGAGAAATGGTGAGTGTTAATCTTGATTGGAGAGAAGCCCTTCCACATCCTGACGAGCGGGTTGAGTATGAGTTCTGGACAAATAGTAATGATGAGTGTGGCGCCAAGTGTGAAAGCCAGTTAGATTTCGTCAGGGATTTCAAAGGAGCTGCTCAGATACTTGAGCAGAAAGGCTACACTCAGTTCATTCCACGTTATATAACGTGGTACTGTCCTGATGCTTTTAAGTCGAGCAAACAGTGTAAGTCGCAGTGCATCAACCAAGGGAGGTATTGTGCACCAGATCCTGAGCAGGATTTCAGCAAAGGATATGATGGAAAGGATGTTGTTGAGCAAAATCTACGTCAAGCCTGCTTCTTTAAGGTGGCAAATGAAAGTGGAAAGCCGTGGCAGTGGTGGGACTATGTGACAGATTTTTCAATCCGCTGTCCAATGAAAGAGAAGAAGTATAATAAAGAATGTGCAGATCAAGTAATCAAGTCACTTG GAGTTGATGTTAAGAAGATAGACGAATGCATTGGAGACACAGAGGCAGATCTTGACAACCCTATTCTGAAAGCTGAACAGGAAGCACAG ATAGGAAAGGGCTCTAGAGGAGACGTTACCATCTTGCCGACTCTTGTTGTGAACAATAGACAATATAGAG GGAAGCTGGACAAGGGGGCGGTTCTCAAGGCCATTTGTTCAGGTTTTGAAGAGACTACAGAACCTGCAATCTGTCTGACTCCAG ATATACAAACAAACGAGTGTTTGACTAACAATGGCGGGTGCTGGCAGGATACAAGTTCTAATATTACTGCTTGCAGG GATACCTTCAGGGGGAGGGTGTGCGAATGCCCTGTTGTGCAGGGAGTGAAATTCTCCGGTGACGGTTATACTCATTGTCAAG CTTCTGGTGCGTTAAGATGCGGAATTAATAATGGAGGTTGTTGGAAGGAAACAAAGAATGGACACACATACTCCGCATGCATT GACGACCATACAAAAGGTTGCAAGTGTCCACCTGGATTCAAGGGTAATGGAGATAGTCATTGTGAAG ATATTGATGAATGCAAGGAAAAGTTGGCTTGCCAGTGTTCCGATTGCAAATGTAAGAACACCTGGGGTAGTTACGAATGCAGCTGTGGTAGCAACCAACTGTACATACATGAGCATGATACGTGTATAG GTAAAGATTCTGTTGTTACAACAGAATACAGTTGGAACTTCGTTGGGGTGATTCTTCTCGGTTTGACTGTGGCTGGATTTGCTGGATATGCTCTTTACAAGTACAGGATTCGGGTAAGTCCCGGATACAAGATGTTTAAATTTCGCACAATTTTGATTGTTGAAGCATTTTTAAGGGAGTGTCTCTGCTTCCATATCCAAACATATGAGAGACCACGAAGGTTACTCTTGAAGAGACCTTGTGGTGGACCTGTTCTTCTTCCGTAA